The Rhodopirellula islandica genome includes a window with the following:
- a CDS encoding transposase encodes HGTLISTYKAKLADELRAAGLYAQVDREAWSKDFVVDIQPVGHGVPTLKYLAPYVHRVAINDSRITDVNSETVTYKIRRKGNVMQNKTVAGDDFVGDFLQHVLPTNFMKIRHYGWMSGNSKVKVEEVKWLVWLALGWTFWLGSGYAPQAEPLTVPMKCRLCGGVMRVIEVSYTSLSSQGIRPEHGLTYYDSG; translated from the coding sequence CCACGGCACGTTGATCAGCACCTACAAGGCGAAGCTCGCCGACGAGCTTCGTGCCGCAGGTCTTTATGCCCAAGTCGATCGCGAGGCTTGGTCGAAAGACTTCGTCGTCGACATCCAGCCGGTTGGGCACGGAGTTCCAACGCTGAAATACTTGGCACCGTACGTTCACCGAGTCGCGATCAACGACAGTCGCATCACGGATGTCAATTCGGAAACGGTGACGTACAAAATTCGTCGCAAAGGGAACGTGATGCAGAACAAGACCGTTGCCGGCGACGACTTCGTGGGTGACTTCTTGCAGCACGTTCTGCCGACGAACTTCATGAAGATCCGCCACTACGGTTGGATGAGCGGGAACAGCAAGGTGAAGGTCGAGGAGGTGAAGTGGTTGGTCTGGCTCGCCCTTGGCTGGACGTTCTGGTTGGGCAGCGGCTACGCGCCGCAAGCGGAACCGTTGACCGTTCCGATGAAATGCCGCCTGTGTGGCGGTGTCATGCGAGTGATCGAGGTCAGCTACACGTCGTTGTCGTCGCAGGGCATCCGCCCCGAGCACGGGCTGACTTACTACGACAGTGGGTAA